One part of the Paenibacillus silvisoli genome encodes these proteins:
- a CDS encoding glutathionylspermidine synthase family protein has product MVRIVQLDARHEDVFKGEIARHIPYHRMNGKQYCLPALTLYASDQAAELAEASEAVDRIYWKALRFAQRDLPDSFLVQQLGLHPALLSAARIEVPYHGVSRQDWIVNGERGIKCIENNTDTPTGIPETAYLAAKLIGDYTDFAAASSGMRSTIQTAFDRLLRHYAEQGLEGPVVFSSYGWHLEDRTNTEYLMEAVHELGYDTLYVPLEELEIVPGDGLYAGGRRIAVLYRLYPLEYLVHDTDEQGTEPIGEALLELVVQGRLGLINPAQSIITQSKGFMALIWSLYERRDQTEAFIGRTLFDPEDIAAIERYLLPTYYEPSLFTQSETPFVAKGYWGREGKGTSLFDGEGRMVEEEWGHDESELADIQDYYDRQPKVYQQLFPLQALQVETEEGEFDGYLLTGAYVIGGCYAGLLPRIGGKITGDMAYYCPAAITYP; this is encoded by the coding sequence GTGGTACGGATCGTACAGCTCGATGCTCGGCACGAGGACGTGTTCAAAGGCGAGATTGCGCGCCATATCCCTTACCACCGCATGAACGGCAAACAATACTGCCTCCCCGCGCTTACGTTGTATGCGTCCGATCAAGCGGCTGAGCTGGCAGAAGCATCCGAAGCCGTTGATCGTATTTATTGGAAGGCGCTGCGGTTTGCCCAGCGCGATTTGCCTGACAGCTTCTTGGTCCAGCAGCTCGGCCTCCATCCCGCTCTGCTATCAGCCGCCCGGATCGAAGTCCCCTATCACGGGGTATCAAGACAGGATTGGATCGTAAACGGCGAACGCGGTATCAAATGCATCGAAAACAACACCGATACGCCGACAGGCATTCCGGAAACGGCTTATCTTGCCGCGAAGCTGATCGGCGATTACACGGACTTTGCAGCGGCTTCGTCCGGGATGAGAAGCACCATCCAGACTGCTTTCGACCGGCTGCTCCGGCATTATGCCGAGCAAGGCTTGGAAGGCCCGGTTGTGTTCTCCAGCTACGGCTGGCATCTCGAGGATCGAACCAATACGGAGTACCTGATGGAAGCCGTGCACGAGCTTGGCTACGACACCTTGTACGTGCCATTGGAAGAGCTCGAAATCGTGCCCGGAGACGGTCTGTACGCGGGCGGACGGCGCATTGCCGTTTTATATCGCCTCTACCCGCTTGAATATTTGGTGCACGATACCGATGAACAAGGGACGGAGCCGATCGGCGAAGCTCTGCTGGAGCTCGTCGTTCAAGGACGCTTGGGCTTGATCAATCCCGCGCAAAGCATCATTACGCAGAGCAAGGGCTTCATGGCGCTGATCTGGTCGCTGTACGAGCGCCGGGATCAGACGGAAGCGTTTATCGGCCGGACGCTGTTCGATCCCGAGGATATCGCCGCTATTGAGCGTTATTTGCTTCCGACTTATTATGAGCCTTCCCTATTCACGCAATCCGAAACGCCTTTCGTTGCCAAAGGCTACTGGGGCCGCGAAGGAAAAGGCACTTCTCTATTCGACGGCGAAGGCCGTATGGTTGAGGAGGAATGGGGCCATGACGAGTCTGAGCTGGCCGACATTCAAGACTATTACGACCGCCAGCCGAAGGTTTACCAACAGCTATTTCCGCTGCAAGCGCTCCAAGTGGAAACGGAAGAAGGCGAATTTGATGGCTACCTGCTGACCGGCGCCTACGTGATCGGAGGATGCTATGCCGGCTTGCTGCCTCGCATCGGCGGCAAAATTACCGGCGATATGGCGTATTATTGTCCCGCGGCTATTACATACCCTTAA
- a CDS encoding DUF350 domain-containing protein has protein sequence MNQFGNDLLNVGIGIIILLAALVVGSFVFSRLTRFNDWAEIRKGNEAAGIYMGSKLLGLGIIIAMVSYSSHDWEAMLIWSAVGIVLLCLVYVLFDFLTPKLNVCEEIAKGNKAVAQLLRAIILGSSIVIGTFLM, from the coding sequence GTGAATCAATTTGGAAACGATTTGTTAAACGTAGGCATTGGCATCATCATCTTGCTAGCCGCTCTTGTGGTCGGTTCGTTCGTGTTCAGCAGACTGACGCGGTTCAACGACTGGGCGGAAATTCGGAAAGGCAACGAGGCGGCAGGCATCTATATGGGCAGCAAGCTGCTCGGCCTAGGCATCATTATCGCGATGGTTTCGTACAGCTCCCATGACTGGGAAGCGATGCTCATCTGGTCCGCTGTCGGCATCGTCCTGCTTTGCCTTGTGTATGTGCTGTTCGACTTCCTTACGCCGAAGCTGAACGTATGCGAAGAAATCGCGAAAGGCAACAAAGCGGTCGCCCAGCTGCTGCGCGCGATTATTCTCGGCTCGTCGATTGTCATCGGCACGTTCTTGATGTAA
- a CDS encoding N-acetylmuramoyl-L-alanine amidase family protein produces the protein MKRKRKKRSPMSGVAVMALLVFAAASMILQAQDRANGSGEDKQAASSAAVEARNPLLAGKTIVLDAGHGGKDAGSIGQKGTFEKEVTLRTVLRIREELQNRTGADVVLTREGDEFVTLEQRAAMAEEYNADLFISIHYDAFESNEVAGMTTYYYNQADLPLAELMHGALAGSVDAKDRGVKEGNYQVLRDNTKPALLLELGYISNAAEEDRMQSDAFQTTVSQTIVNGIIDFLS, from the coding sequence ATGAAACGGAAGCGGAAGAAGCGCAGCCCGATGTCCGGTGTGGCTGTCATGGCGCTCCTCGTGTTTGCTGCCGCTTCCATGATTCTGCAGGCGCAGGATCGGGCGAACGGCTCGGGAGAGGACAAGCAGGCCGCGAGCAGCGCAGCCGTCGAAGCGCGCAATCCGCTGCTTGCCGGCAAGACGATCGTGCTGGACGCCGGACATGGCGGCAAGGATGCCGGCTCGATCGGGCAGAAGGGCACGTTCGAGAAGGAAGTGACGCTGCGGACGGTGCTTCGCATACGCGAGGAGCTGCAGAACCGGACGGGAGCGGATGTCGTCCTGACCCGGGAAGGGGACGAGTTCGTAACCTTGGAACAGCGGGCCGCGATGGCGGAGGAGTATAACGCGGATCTCTTCATCAGCATCCATTACGATGCGTTTGAATCGAATGAGGTTGCGGGGATGACGACGTATTATTACAACCAGGCGGATTTGCCGCTAGCGGAGCTTATGCACGGCGCGCTTGCCGGCAGCGTCGACGCGAAGGACCGCGGCGTGAAGGAAGGCAATTACCAGGTGCTTCGCGATAATACGAAGCCGGCCCTGCTGCTGGAGCTCGGTTATATTTCAAACGCAGCCGAAGAGGACCGGATGCAGTCGGATGCGTTCCAGACGACCGTTTCCCAAACGATCGTCAACGGAATTATCGATTTTCTATCTTAA
- a CDS encoding EamA family transporter — protein MKYMLSVFLGAVSYGILSTIVVHAYGDGYSLGEVVGTQLLTGFILSWLLVLGLQLRSKRAAAKAIAAGETVQTTVKLTWKQRFMLMAAGIPTALTGLLYYQSLKFIPNSLAIILLFQFTWMGVLIHAVSTRKRPNGIMLLTISVLFGGTVLAAGIIEQGISEFNVTGAVLGLLAAVSYSLFVLFSGRAVPAAHPAYRSVWMITGGLIFVFILFPPVYLFNGVIWSSLLLFGFLLGLFGAFIPPVLFAAGVPHIGEGMAGVLGASELPVAVMLSAVVLHEHVSALQWAGVILVLLGVALPELLKGSLAGSKKRQLKVTAAS, from the coding sequence ATGAAATATATGCTTTCCGTTTTTCTTGGCGCGGTCAGCTACGGCATTCTGTCGACGATCGTCGTTCATGCGTATGGCGACGGCTATAGTCTGGGAGAGGTCGTCGGCACGCAGCTGTTGACCGGATTCATTCTGTCCTGGCTGCTGGTGCTTGGCTTGCAGCTCCGCAGCAAACGTGCGGCTGCCAAGGCGATAGCGGCAGGAGAGACGGTTCAGACAACCGTGAAGCTCACTTGGAAGCAGCGCTTCATGCTAATGGCCGCAGGGATTCCGACGGCGTTGACCGGTCTGCTGTACTATCAGTCGCTGAAGTTTATCCCGAACTCGCTCGCGATTATTCTGCTGTTCCAATTTACTTGGATGGGCGTTCTCATTCATGCCGTCAGCACGCGCAAACGTCCGAATGGCATCATGCTATTGACGATCTCGGTGCTGTTCGGCGGAACGGTGCTTGCGGCAGGCATTATAGAGCAAGGCATTTCGGAATTTAACGTTACGGGCGCCGTGCTTGGCTTGCTGGCCGCTGTCAGCTATTCGCTGTTTGTCCTATTCAGCGGCAGAGCTGTTCCTGCGGCGCATCCGGCTTACCGGAGCGTATGGATGATTACGGGCGGCTTGATCTTCGTCTTTATTCTATTCCCGCCGGTATACTTGTTTAACGGCGTCATCTGGAGCAGCCTGCTGCTGTTTGGCTTCCTGCTCGGCTTGTTCGGCGCGTTTATCCCGCCTGTGCTGTTCGCTGCCGGCGTGCCGCATATCGGCGAAGGGATGGCTGGCGTTCTCGGCGCATCCGAGCTTCCGGTGGCGGTCATGCTGTCCGCCGTCGTCCTGCACGAGCATGTGAGCGCCCTGCAGTGGGCGGGCGTCATTCTCGTCCTGCTCGGCGTCGCGCTGCCGGAGCTGCTGAAAGGGAGCCTGGCCGGCTCCAAGAAGCGTCAGCTGAAGGTTACCGCCGCTAGTTAA
- a CDS encoding glucosaminidase domain-containing protein has protein sequence MTRTIGWNVVAYMICAAIVTSLILSFTISNALWNTRSSNIPFLMSSSNKADSSHTLAEPNRGLLFQPATVVPTAHKVTVAAEAEVKAPLKATPAPAVMPKAETSRTYKVTSFYLNVRSEPNASAKILRDVKQGTLLQVMSVTPEGWLSLKGGGYVHGGYADPVPATTDASVKSTQPAAPPISISNSATTDYIKAAKTEVSAASAPAVTVSKAVQAKQIDALPIKPKAAVTSIAVKPSKPVRPTSKVSSDSGLNADHIATILKGTKLAGQGLESVILSIEDKYGINAFFTIAVMKLESGNGKSKLARTKNNLFGLNAVTGKSAYTKAFTFKTKGDSVRKFGQLLSDNYVERGLTTIEKVARKYCPANGRWSGLVRSIMRSDYGKLT, from the coding sequence TTGACTAGAACCATTGGATGGAATGTAGTGGCTTATATGATTTGCGCGGCGATAGTGACGTCGCTCATCCTTTCGTTTACGATTTCGAACGCGTTATGGAATACCCGGTCTTCCAACATACCGTTTTTGATGTCCTCATCGAACAAAGCCGATTCGTCGCATACGCTAGCCGAACCGAACCGCGGCCTGTTGTTCCAGCCCGCTACCGTCGTTCCGACCGCTCATAAGGTGACCGTTGCAGCTGAAGCTGAAGTGAAAGCGCCGCTTAAGGCAACTCCCGCTCCTGCCGTAATGCCGAAGGCTGAAACCAGCCGTACATATAAAGTAACCTCGTTTTACCTCAACGTGCGCTCCGAACCAAACGCGAGCGCGAAAATCCTCCGCGATGTCAAGCAGGGAACGCTGCTCCAAGTGATGTCCGTTACCCCAGAGGGCTGGCTGTCCTTAAAAGGCGGCGGCTACGTCCATGGCGGCTATGCCGACCCCGTTCCCGCAACCACGGACGCGAGCGTGAAATCGACGCAGCCGGCCGCACCTCCGATTTCCATTTCAAATTCTGCCACAACTGATTACATAAAAGCCGCGAAGACAGAAGTATCTGCAGCTTCCGCGCCAGCCGTAACCGTCAGCAAGGCTGTTCAGGCGAAGCAAATCGACGCATTGCCGATAAAACCGAAAGCGGCCGTCACTTCAATTGCCGTAAAGCCTTCTAAACCGGTAAGACCTACCTCTAAAGTGAGTTCGGATTCCGGTCTTAACGCCGACCACATCGCAACGATCCTGAAAGGAACGAAGCTGGCGGGTCAAGGTCTCGAAAGCGTCATTCTCAGCATTGAAGACAAATACGGCATTAATGCGTTCTTCACGATAGCCGTGATGAAGCTTGAAAGCGGTAACGGGAAGAGCAAGCTGGCGCGAACGAAAAATAATCTGTTCGGCTTGAACGCCGTTACAGGCAAGAGCGCCTACACGAAGGCCTTTACCTTCAAAACCAAGGGGGACAGCGTCCGGAAATTCGGACAACTCCTTTCCGATAACTATGTCGAGCGCGGCCTGACGACCATCGAGAAAGTGGCGAGGAAGTATTGTCCGGCTAACGGTCGATGGAGCGGGCTTGTCCGAAGTATCATGCGAAGCGATTACGGTAAGCTGACTTAA
- a CDS encoding DUF2203 domain-containing protein, producing the protein MQPTLFTLNEANAILPQLQEDLLKLQLLAQQFEEKFEELQMLKGKHQLNGGADVESSDPYFELESQLEFMRMEIDMQIGNFDRKGVFLKMINPGLIDFPSILDGEEILICWKQGEERATHYHGWNDGFMGRKAFPEA; encoded by the coding sequence GTGCAACCGACCTTATTTACATTAAACGAAGCGAATGCCATACTGCCGCAATTGCAGGAGGATTTATTGAAGCTTCAGCTGCTGGCTCAGCAGTTTGAAGAAAAGTTCGAGGAGCTTCAGATGCTCAAGGGAAAGCATCAGCTGAACGGCGGGGCGGATGTCGAAAGTTCTGATCCCTACTTTGAATTGGAGAGCCAATTGGAGTTCATGCGGATGGAAATCGACATGCAAATCGGCAATTTTGACCGAAAAGGCGTATTTCTCAAGATGATCAACCCCGGATTGATCGATTTTCCCTCGATTCTCGATGGTGAGGAAATTCTAATTTGTTGGAAGCAAGGCGAGGAGCGTGCCACCCACTATCATGGCTGGAATGACGGTTTTATGGGACGCAAAGCGTTCCCGGAAGCGTGA
- a CDS encoding sugar phosphate isomerase/epimerase family protein has translation MTFQIGMRIPPIIGKAGIQQTAAWAAEVGLDLLDVPDLTPEIKQACRDAGIGIGSVDVRHTAKLLSRNEVVRAEASEALKLQMDTISELGGKVLFMCLVPEDITLPRQEGFAIFKESFPEIVRHAEQRELYIAIEGWPGPAPYYPTLGCTPEMLRAMFEAIPSKHFGLNYDPSHLVRLGIDYLRALDEFGERVNHCHGKDTEILPEEQYESGVLAATFGAKYGFSEGSWRYTIPGHGTVEWGKVAVRLERLGYQGAIGIELEDHRFWGSLEREQQGIVKAAQHLRTYFK, from the coding sequence ATGACCTTTCAAATTGGGATGCGAATTCCGCCGATCATCGGGAAGGCGGGCATTCAGCAAACAGCGGCTTGGGCTGCCGAAGTCGGGCTCGATCTGCTGGACGTACCGGATTTAACGCCTGAAATCAAGCAAGCGTGCCGGGATGCCGGTATCGGCATCGGCTCGGTCGATGTACGGCATACGGCAAAGCTGCTCAGCCGAAACGAAGTCGTACGAGCCGAAGCGTCGGAGGCGCTGAAGCTGCAGATGGATACGATTTCGGAGCTGGGCGGAAAAGTGTTGTTCATGTGCCTCGTGCCGGAGGATATTACGCTTCCGCGCCAAGAGGGCTTCGCCATTTTTAAAGAGTCGTTCCCTGAGATCGTACGCCACGCGGAGCAGCGCGAGCTGTATATCGCCATCGAGGGCTGGCCGGGACCGGCGCCGTATTACCCGACGCTCGGCTGCACGCCGGAGATGTTGCGCGCGATGTTCGAAGCGATCCCATCGAAGCATTTCGGTCTCAATTACGATCCTTCGCATCTCGTTCGGCTCGGCATCGATTACTTGCGCGCGCTGGATGAGTTCGGCGAACGGGTTAACCATTGCCACGGGAAAGATACGGAAATACTTCCCGAGGAACAGTATGAGAGCGGCGTATTGGCAGCCACGTTCGGAGCCAAGTATGGCTTCTCGGAAGGCTCGTGGCGGTATACGATTCCGGGCCATGGGACGGTGGAATGGGGCAAAGTCGCCGTTCGTTTGGAGCGGCTTGGCTATCAAGGCGCCATCGGGATCGAGCTGGAGGATCACCGGTTCTGGGGCTCGCTGGAACGGGAGCAGCAAGGGATCGTGAAAGCGGCGCAGCATTTGCGGACTTATTTTAAATAA
- a CDS encoding Gfo/Idh/MocA family protein, with product MSKIRVGFIGTGGIANWHARQLLELEDDAVIAAVTDPNKAGRDKFVDQHKLGDIPAFSDYQEMLEQAELDAIVICSPHTMHFEQASAVLRKGLHVLIEKPMTCSSAEAEALIKLAEESGKIMQVSYQRHFQPEFLYIRDAIARGEIGKLTSITASLYQEWRQGTPGSWRANPKLSGGGFLMDSGSHIIDVLLWTTGLTPIDVQTQMHMHGATVEIDTFTSIRFAEGAVAGLNLVGYSPCWHETFVFCGEEGGIFYDNGKITLRRLKQETIVPELPEQTTNQDKSFIDAILGRHEVLVPGEFAHKVVKLSEMIYEAAGYSPLAQPVNEEAGRK from the coding sequence ATGAGCAAAATTCGTGTAGGCTTCATCGGTACCGGAGGAATCGCTAATTGGCACGCGCGCCAGCTGCTTGAGCTGGAGGACGATGCCGTCATCGCGGCAGTCACCGACCCGAACAAAGCCGGCAGAGACAAATTCGTGGATCAGCATAAGCTAGGCGATATTCCGGCATTCTCGGATTATCAGGAAATGCTGGAGCAAGCGGAGCTGGATGCGATCGTCATCTGCTCGCCGCATACGATGCATTTCGAGCAAGCGAGCGCCGTGCTTCGCAAAGGGCTTCACGTCTTGATCGAGAAGCCGATGACTTGTTCGTCCGCCGAGGCGGAAGCGTTGATCAAGCTGGCCGAGGAATCGGGCAAAATCATGCAAGTATCGTACCAGCGTCATTTTCAGCCCGAGTTTCTCTACATCCGCGATGCGATCGCAAGAGGGGAAATCGGCAAGCTCACTTCGATTACAGCCTCCCTTTATCAAGAATGGCGGCAAGGGACGCCAGGCTCGTGGCGGGCGAATCCTAAGCTGTCCGGCGGCGGCTTCCTGATGGATTCCGGCAGCCATATTATCGATGTGCTGCTGTGGACGACGGGGCTTACGCCTATAGATGTACAAACGCAAATGCATATGCACGGCGCAACGGTCGAAATCGATACGTTCACCTCCATCCGTTTCGCGGAAGGGGCGGTTGCCGGTCTCAATCTGGTCGGTTACTCGCCGTGCTGGCATGAAACGTTTGTCTTCTGCGGCGAAGAAGGCGGCATCTTCTATGACAACGGCAAGATTACGCTGCGCCGTCTGAAGCAGGAGACGATCGTGCCGGAGCTGCCGGAACAGACGACCAATCAGGATAAAAGCTTCATCGACGCCATTCTTGGCCGCCATGAGGTGCTGGTGCCGGGCGAATTTGCCCATAAAGTTGTCAAGCTCTCCGAGATGATCTACGAGGCGGCTGGTTACTCTCCGCTGGCTCAACCGGTGAATGAGGAGGCAGGCCGCAAATGA
- a CDS encoding superoxide dismutase family protein produces the protein MKKIVQHTGRTALCFALLAAAIGGNAGANPAPEAQGETVQIKLVNTSGADVGLATLTQKNDAVVLHVEAKNLPPGLHGIHFHETGKCEVPDFKSSGAHFNPMTKQHGFNNPKGFHVGDLPNITVAADGTVKVDIESRIVTLAKDQPNSLLKSGGTALVIHAQADDYVTDPAGNSGDRIACGVIGQ, from the coding sequence ATGAAAAAAATCGTTCAACACACCGGCCGGACGGCGCTTTGCTTCGCCCTTCTGGCAGCGGCGATCGGCGGAAATGCCGGCGCGAATCCCGCTCCGGAGGCGCAAGGGGAGACCGTTCAGATCAAGCTGGTGAACACGTCCGGCGCCGATGTCGGCTTAGCCACGCTCACGCAGAAGAACGATGCCGTCGTGCTTCATGTAGAGGCCAAAAATTTGCCGCCGGGCTTACACGGCATTCACTTCCATGAGACCGGCAAATGCGAGGTGCCGGATTTCAAATCGTCCGGCGCGCATTTTAATCCGATGACGAAGCAGCATGGATTCAACAATCCGAAAGGCTTCCATGTCGGGGACTTGCCGAACATAACGGTTGCGGCGGACGGCACGGTGAAAGTGGATATCGAATCCCGCATCGTGACGCTTGCGAAGGATCAGCCGAATTCGCTGCTTAAATCCGGCGGAACCGCGCTTGTCATCCATGCGCAGGCCGACGATTATGTGACCGATCCGGCCGGCAACTCCGGCGACCGCATCGCCTGCGGCGTGATCGGACAATAG
- a CDS encoding cupin domain-containing protein, whose protein sequence is MTKELSPLVKALDLKPHPEGGWYKELWKASFEIPHAVLGERYSGARVAATSIYFVLHPDETSDWHTVLSDELWLWHSGSPLLLRLGGTGDNPETTEEIIIGPDIAKGQRPQALVPANVWQMAKPLGDEPVFVSCVVAPGFHYDDFTLIDRT, encoded by the coding sequence CTGACAAAAGAATTATCGCCCCTCGTCAAAGCACTGGACCTAAAGCCGCATCCCGAAGGCGGCTGGTACAAGGAGCTTTGGAAGGCTTCCTTCGAAATTCCGCATGCCGTACTCGGCGAGCGCTATTCCGGCGCGCGCGTGGCGGCAACATCCATTTACTTCGTCCTGCATCCGGATGAAACGTCGGATTGGCACACGGTCCTGTCCGATGAGCTGTGGCTCTGGCATTCCGGAAGTCCGCTGCTGCTTCGTCTAGGCGGTACGGGCGACAACCCGGAAACGACGGAGGAAATCATAATCGGACCTGACATCGCCAAAGGACAGCGTCCGCAAGCGTTAGTACCGGCGAACGTCTGGCAAATGGCCAAGCCGCTCGGCGACGAGCCCGTATTCGTATCCTGCGTCGTCGCGCCTGGCTTCCATTACGACGATTTCACGTTGATCGACCGCACTTAA
- a CDS encoding C40 family peptidase, producing MTNTTNKRVGKKMIGVVLSLSVAFAGSMLLTPKTTHAATDAQVASKIIAKGKQYMGTPYRFGAKAGITSAFDCSSFVQYIYKKYGVNLPRGSKDQAKRGVKVLKKNLKKGDLIFSDTNRDGKINHVSIYIGNGKVLQTYRVGIGVTISNFKGSIWDRTFVTARDVI from the coding sequence ATGACAAACACAACAAATAAACGCGTAGGTAAGAAAATGATTGGCGTCGTACTCAGCCTATCCGTCGCTTTTGCCGGAAGCATGCTTCTGACACCGAAGACGACACATGCGGCGACCGATGCTCAGGTCGCGTCTAAAATCATTGCTAAAGGCAAACAATACATGGGTACACCTTATAGATTCGGCGCGAAAGCCGGTATTACAAGCGCCTTCGACTGTTCTTCTTTCGTTCAATACATCTACAAGAAATACGGCGTCAACCTGCCCCGCGGCTCGAAGGATCAAGCCAAACGAGGCGTAAAGGTGCTCAAGAAGAACCTGAAGAAGGGCGACCTGATCTTCTCCGACACGAACCGCGACGGCAAAATCAATCACGTCAGCATTTACATCGGCAACGGCAAAGTGCTGCAAACTTACCGCGTCGGCATCGGCGTGACGATCTCGAACTTTAAGGGGAGCATTTGGGATCGCACATTCGTAACGGCACGCGATGTCATTTAA
- a CDS encoding methyltransferase domain-containing protein, with the protein MKLDIGCGAHKLPDSYGIDRLALPGVNLVSDLNGGIPFPDHSVDFIALSRMLPYVHDLTFVLSELYRVSTHKAVFCLLCPYAHNFRYSSNPYLKHKFDEHTPRYLTSQFLQPEGSPVCPPISPYHHFPQPPYDFRLLRMELFYEAPYRSDFYEPDELEMLKELQANVVAEILYYFVVVKGPLTEQEWASMCNQVHPEPHTVKLLRSIAP; encoded by the coding sequence ATGAAGCTCGATATCGGCTGCGGTGCCCATAAGCTCCCAGACAGCTATGGCATCGACCGTTTGGCGCTGCCCGGCGTCAACCTGGTCAGCGATTTGAATGGCGGCATTCCGTTTCCCGATCACTCCGTCGATTTTATCGCCTTGAGCCGCATGCTGCCTTATGTACATGATCTCACCTTCGTATTGAGCGAGCTATACCGGGTGAGCACCCATAAAGCCGTCTTTTGCCTCTTATGCCCCTATGCGCACAATTTCCGTTACAGCTCGAATCCGTATTTAAAACATAAATTCGACGAGCATACGCCTCGTTATTTGACATCTCAATTTTTGCAGCCTGAAGGCAGCCCCGTCTGTCCGCCGATTTCCCCTTATCATCATTTTCCGCAGCCGCCGTACGACTTTCGTCTGCTTCGCATGGAGCTGTTCTATGAAGCCCCGTACCGCTCCGATTTCTACGAACCGGATGAACTCGAGATGCTGAAGGAGCTGCAGGCGAATGTCGTGGCGGAAATCCTCTATTATTTCGTTGTCGTAAAGGGACCTTTGACGGAGCAGGAGTGGGCAAGCATGTGCAATCAGGTGCATCCGGAGCCTCATACGGTCAAGCTCCTCCGTAGCATAGCCCCCTAA